In Halopiger aswanensis, the DNA window GCCCGACCTCGAGTACGTGCCGCCGTGGTTCGGGTCGGCTGAACGGACGAACTCGGGGGATGCGACGGTGATGAGCGCGAAGGCGCTGTTTCTCGAGCGCGCTCGCGAACTCGGGCTCGACTGAGACGTTCGAGGTCGAAAAAACGGGAGTTCGGCTTCGAGAAAACGGGAAAACGAGAGAACCGAATCGGTCCTGGCGACCGAGTACTGCCTACTTCGACAGCGACTCGACGAGCCGTTGCGGGAAGCCGGTGATCAGCTCCCACAGGCCCATCGGCTCCTCGTCGGCGCGCAGGCGAGCCCGGATGCGCTGACTACAGAGTTCGACCGAGATGATCAGCAGGAAGATACACAGCAGCGTCGCCATGGTGTTGGTGAACTGGAGCAGTCCCTGCTGTACCTCGAGGATCTGCCCGAGGCCGCCGCCGCCGATGACGCCCAGCGCGACCGCCGCGCGGACGTTGATCTCGAAGATGTAGAGCGTCCAGGCGATAAACGGCGTCGTCACCTGACTGAGCATCCCGAATGTGATCGTCTGCGGGCGGTTCGCGCCGGTCGTCTCCATCGCCTCGATCGGCCCTTCCGAGATCTCCTCGAGTTCGTCAGTGAAGAGCCGCCCGAGGTTGCCGATGGTGTCGATGCCGACCGCCAGCGTCGCCGAAGCGGGGCCGAGGCCGGCCAGCGGGATGAGGATCAGCGCCCAGATCAGCGCCGGGATCGACCGAATCGCCGACATCGTCCCGCGGAAGACGAAGTTCAGCGGGAACGGCGTCACTCGTTCGGACCCGAGCACGCCGAACAGCAAGGCGAGCGGGAACCCGAT includes these proteins:
- the phnE gene encoding phosphonate ABC transporter, permease protein PhnE; the encoded protein is MSTDTRPQSESGSAATDADGVRRTERLTERYERIRRSRRRRAIGGLTLLGVIGFLFLQALSAVGMFDAEYNAPFFLESLRDFFPITWYFGVIPFLDIGQYWAFITERQLLFDPAVGQLLVTDPVAFFIDELGIFAVFGEAGTTLAIGLGGTIIGFPLALLFGVLGSERVTPFPLNFVFRGTMSAIRSIPALIWALILIPLAGLGPASATLAVGIDTIGNLGRLFTDELEEISEGPIEAMETTGANRPQTITFGMLSQVTTPFIAWTLYIFEINVRAAVALGVIGGGGLGQILEVQQGLLQFTNTMATLLCIFLLIISVELCSQRIRARLRADEEPMGLWELITGFPQRLVESLSK